From the Nostoc sp. PCC 7107 genome, the window TTTCTTGCCCCATAAACCAGCCAATTAAGACAAAATTCAGCAACACGGCTGGCGCTCCCCAAATTCTGGCTTGGAAATAATCAGCCCCAGCGATTTCAATTTCTGGGGAACCGCTGAGAATTGTAAAGCCAAGTTTTTGTAATGGGTATTGTAACAACAGAATTAATAAGCCAATTCCCAAAGCAATTAAGCCACTGCGTATCCCTGCTAAGAGTACGGCTTTGTGGTCATCGAGTCCCACAGCTTGTGCAGTCAGCGCATTCACACTAGAACGCAGAAATTTCAATACCCGATAAAGGTAGTCAAAAATAATCGTTGCTAAAATCACTCCCGCCAAATGGCGGATATCTGCCAAGTGTCCCAAAAAGGCAATATCCACCAAACCTGCTAGGGGAACCATCATGTTGGATAGCATACTAATGCTGGCCAATTTGTAAAAGCGAGGCAAGAAGTTGTACTTGGGTGATACCGCAATTGTCATAGATTGTTGTCTGTACTGGAATTTATCTTCCAGTCTGAACTATTTCATGGGGAAATGACATACGGTAATCCGATTTGATTTGTGAAAATCGTACTTGTTTAGATACCCGAATTCTGAAAGAAGTCGGGTATCTTGAGCTTGTGTAATTTCTAATTTAATTTCCTTGTAATTGTGCATTCAAGGCTTTGGAAATGCGATCGCGTGTTTCGAGAATATGAGCTTTGCTATATTCATCGTTAGAACTGACTTGAGCCAGTTTTTCATCTAATTGCTTGAGTTTGTACCAAGCTAAAGTCCGCGCATCTTCTGGGACGGATTCTTTACGCAACACCATGCCAATGAGAAGATCCAGGTATTCTCGCTGCAAACCTCGCCGCATACTGGAGATTTGCAAAGCTGACTTTTGAGGTTTGATTACTTCTGTCCAAATGCCTGATTGGAGTGTGTCAAATAATTCTGGCAGTGTCAGTGCTTGCCCTGATTGGGCTTTGAGTTCTAAATCTTTGAGACGGTTGAGGCGATCGCCTGAGAGTAAATCGCGCAACACTGCACTCTGCAAGAACAAAACCAACTCGTGAATTGGATAATCTAAACGTCCCACGCGGGGATAGCTGCCCCAGTGCCGCCAACGAGAAGGTGCTAATTTATTCAATAAATCTGGGGAAAATTTTAAGGCATCTTCCGCAAACACATATTTTTGCAGAGTTTTTAAAGCTTGGCGTTGTTCTTCTACGGGGACTGGTTGAAATGGTAAACGATTTTGTCCGCCCTGTTTACTAGAGTCAACATCACCACCTTTGATGCGGTAAAAAGACTGTCCGCCAATATATTTACTCACATAATAAATTTGCTGGAAATAATTACCCAGAACCGTACTAAAGCGTTCACTAACATCGCTGTAGCTTTCCCCGGCTGTGGGATAACCTTTGTTCAGACGATCCCACATCACCCGTGAATTATCTAATTGCCATTGGGAATAAACCAGCACGTTGTTACTATTGTCCCAAGCATCGGCTGTGGGATCGAGATCGTAAACATCCTCGTCTGTGGAATAACTTAACTCTGGCTTATAAGATTGGTTGGCAATTTCCTGCAACAATGGTTTTTCGGCAATGGGAGATGTCGCCTGGGTGGAGATATAACCATATTGAATTGCCCAATCATCATAAGCCCCCACCGCATTCGGAAAATAATCGCCCTGCTTTGTGCCTTGGGGTGCAATATTTGGGGGAATGTAATCCATTACAGAAGCAGTCAAACCTTTATTGTGGGTGACATCTTTATTGTTCATCTCCTGGGGTGGCAATAAAGTACTACCCCGGAAGTTATGCCGCAAACCAAGGGTATGACCGACTTCGTGGGCAATAATTAACCGTAAATATTGATTAATATATTCTTTTACTTGGTCTTGGCTGGGTGTAGTGTCTTTTAACAGTGTCATTGCCAAGGAACCAAAGGCAAATTGATTAGCGGCTTCCATGCCATAACACAAGTCATACTCCCCAGCTAGTTTGGATAAGTTTCGCAATAACCCGTTTTGTTCTGGCTGGGGAGAATTTTGGTCTTTGGCTGCTTCCCCGCCGCAAAGAAAGCGATTTTGCATCCATGCTGATAGGGAGGTGCGATTTTGCTTGGCGTTAGGTTGGACAATTTTGCGATACTCACTTTTCAACGCACGCACAAAACTCGCATCAACTAAAATGTCTGCATCTAAAATTTCTCCGGTGAGGGGGTTAACGCGGGATGGCCCCATTGCAAAATAACCATCAACTGTGTTTATCCAGCGAATTGTGTTGTAGCGAATATCCGCCGGATCCCAGGTGGCGTTATCTGGCATTTGTTTGGCTTCAATCGCATCTTTAAATCCGGCTTTGAGGAAGGCTTTGTTCCACATTAAGATGCCTTCTTTGATAGCATCACGATATTCTAAAGGAACTGCATTATCAATCCAGAAAACAATTGGTTTTTTGGGACGGGAAATAGCAGCTTTGGGGTCTGCTTTTTCTAAATTCCAGCGATTGATATAACGAACAAAGGGATCTCCACTATCTTTAGTTAAGTCTTGGTAAGCGGTGATGAAATAACCCACTCGTTCGTCGGCTAGACGTGGGCGGTAATTATTATTGGGTAATTGTGAAAGACTGTAGTGGACGCGTAAAGTAAAGCCCCGGTCGTCAGCGAGGGAGGCGAAACTCATCTGTTGATTATCTCGATTTTTAATACTACCACTAGAAAAATTTAAGACCGATTCAATTTCGACGTTATGGGGAAAAGCTTTCGCGTCACCGAAGTATGATTGGTCTGCGGTGGCTGTCACACCTAAATTTGCAGATAATCCGGCTAAGTCGGAAAGGAGTAAATCGCTGAGGTCAACGAGGATAGTTTTGCGTTGGGGATGAACACTTTTGATCGGTAACATATAGAGAATTGAATCGCTAAATGACCGGGCAAGCGATCGCGCTTGTGGATCTCCATCCCGCGTGCGAAAATTAACGTTACGGACAACAAAGTGTAATTTGTCGCCTACCCGCTGCCAATAAAACAAAAAATCTTGCAAAGGTATACCGCTATAAATACCTCGTTCGCCAATTCCCGATTCTAATGTGGCAGTTGCTAAATAATTATTATTTAACTGTTCTGGTTTAATTTCTAGGTAAACTTTATTCTTTTTAGAATTGCGATAGAGGGTAAATAGTCCCTCTTTTTTTTCAGCATCTTTAATTACTTCATCAAATGCTTCTAAATCATCTTTAGCTATAGGTTTCGCTGGCGTATTTGGCTTTTTCTCCGGCTTATTGCTGGGTTTACCCACTTCTAAAAATGGTTGTTTTTCTGATTGCTTGATATTTTTGACAACCCAAATAAACGGCTGACTTTGAACTTGTTTATCTTGATTAATTACCCAAACTTGCGGCGATGGTAATTTTTTCCAGGCAGGTGCTTGACTATTTTTGCTGCTTCTAACTTGTGCAATCTGGTTAATATCTAAAGCTTTATTGTCTTTGTTAGTCCTTAGCGACTCAGCATTAGCAGTTCCTATTCCTAATAATAAACCTTGCAACAAAATTACATAAAAAGTTACTTTATTCATTCACTTTAGCCCTGATAAAGATTAAGAGTTAATTTTTAATTTTTACCAATAAAATTTTTGGCTGCCATCAGTAGAAGCAACCTAAAAATTCCTGAAGTTGTCTGATATTCTCTGGCAGACTTTTGGCTTCAGTTTTGAGAGATATTATGCAGTTGTGTATTATTTTTGCTCACAATTCCTTAGCGAATAAATAGTAAGTATGATTGTGTCACCCGCTGAGTAAAGATAATGGTAAAAAATACACAATTTCGGCAAAAACTTTTAAAAAAATATAAATTTCCTGATAAATAATTAACTTTGAAAGCTAAAATTTAAGTCTATCCTCAATATATAGTTCCTCACTGTCAGAAATTTAGCTGTTACTCAGTACTTTCGTCAATAAGATATACATACTACTTTATACTTCTATCTTTTGGCATCTCAAAACTAGACTCGACAATCAAAAATTAATCAATTTTTAAGATAAAGATTGGTCAATGGTCATAAAAGATACAATAACTGGTAATAAATGTTAATTATTGCTGGTGTTGTAGCGAAAGAGATTTTCTAGCGTGCATAAACAGCCAGAGCTTTGATACCATAGCTGCATGTCACTACATCAAAACTCTGGCCGCTGGCGTTTAGGGCTGGCATTATCTCTATTAACTGTTTTCTTGTGGGGAATTTTACCAATTGCGTTGGCGGTAATCTTGCAAGCGCTTGATGTCTATACGGTGATTTGGTTTCGCTTTTTGGTATCGTTTATACTACTGAGTGTATATTTAGGGGTGCGTGGTGAGTTACCAAAGTTAAAACAATTACCTGCCGTTGCTTGGAAGTTGTTAGCGATCGCTACACTGATGTTAGGAGCTAATTATTTCTTTTTCATGCAGGGTTTAGCGTTGACATCTCCTGCAAATGCAGAAGTACTGATTCAATTAGCAACTTTGTTATTAGGCTTTGGTGGGTTAGTTATTTTTCACGAACGTTACACACTCCGTCAATGGGTTGGTGTGGGTGTGCTGATTTGTGGGTATGTGATATTTTTTCGTGACCAACTCAGCAACTTAATTACCGCACATGGCACATATATTTTTGGTAGTGGTTTGGTAGCCGTAGGTGCATCTGTTTGGGCTATTTACGCTTTAGCACAAAAGCAGTTGTTACAATCTTTATCGTCGTCTAATATCATGATGCTAATTTATGGAGGTGCGGCTTTATTATTTACACCTTTAGCAAGACCAGACACTATTTTAAAACTGAATCATTTGCAATTGGGGATGTTAATTTTTTGTGCTTTAAATACGTTAATTGCTTATGGTGCTTTTGCAGAATCATTAGAACATTGGGAAGCATCCCGCGTCAGTGCGGTGCTAACTTTAGCACCAATTGTGACATTAATATCTGTTGAGTTAGTAGCAATATTAGTACCTACCTTAATCCCTGCCGAAAATATTACAATTACTGGGATAATTGGAGCTATTTTAGTAGTAGCTGGTTCGATGGCGATCGCTTTGGGTAAAAAAAAGTGAATTGCCAATGCTGGCAATATTGATTTTAATTACAACCCATTACCAATTAAAATAAACGGCGACCAGTAATAAGGGTGAGAATAATCACTTGTTGTAGTAGCAGGTTTACTACGTAGTAAACTTAATTGTGCTTGGCGTAAGGCTTCAGCTTTTGTGGGTTGATTTTTATTAGCGAGATTCGTGTAAAATTGCTGCATAAGTACACTGGTGCTGCGATCGTCAACTAACCAAAGAGAAGCTATTACTGATTTTGCACCTCGATTCAGAAAAGAATATGCAACACTCGCAATTTCTACCCCATCTTGACGAGATCCGGCAAGGGCTGTTTGACAAGCAGATAAAACCACTAAATGAATATTGTTTAACCCTGTTAAAGTTTGAATTTGGGGAATCGCCAGTTTTTCGCCATTTCCTAACAACAAATACGAAGCATCTTTGCTATCAGGAACAAATTCACCATGCGTAGCAAGGTGTAAAATTTTATTACCTGTGAGATTGTCTCGTAAATTCCGAAAATCAAAAGCATTATTGAGAAACTCTTTCCCTGGATATATACCTTGTTGATTATTCTTAGTTTTCACAATTGCATTCAACTCTGTAGGGACATTTTCTAGGGCGGGGAAATCACCTACCGCTTGCGAAACTCCCATTGCTAAAACTGAAGTATTTTGTGTCCCTGCGGGTAAAGTAGTAGAAGTATCTGTTAAGTCTGCGGATAAAACATTGTAGACAGTGTAATTCTCAATTAAATATTGCTTTCCGTCAAACAAAGTACTCATAGGGACATAACGTGTTACCCTATCAAGCGCAAACACGAGATTTTTTACTTTATTTTCTTTTAGTTCTGGTTCTAATGGTTTAATCAACCAGGAATAAAGTTTTTGACTAACTGACTGAATCTGCGAAATATCTTTAGCAGCACAATCAATATTTTGACATCGTCCGATTAACCGCCGAAATTCCTGGACTGTATTTCCTAATTCTTCTCGTCCAATTTTGACTTCAAACTTTTTAGCAGCATCACCAGAATACAGTAATAGCCAAAGTTTATCTTCTAGCACTAAGGGGTAAATCATCACTGTACCCGGTTGTGATTTGACTATTTCTAAAACTTTCGGACTGTCAGGACGAAATGCACCAGGATCTTTTGCTAAACGTTCTCTAATTTCTGTGTCGATTTTATTTAATTCTTGATTAAACTCAGCAACTAAGTTTGTTAGTTTATCGTTTAGTTTAGTTTTATCTTTACAGTTAGTTTGTTCGCACTCACTAATTTGTTTTGCTAAAGCAATAATTGATTGATTGGGTGCAGCAATTTTTGTTTCTTCCGGATTTAAAGTAACTTTTGGTTTGTCTGTTGGCGAAATGTTAGTAGTGGCAAAATCTTTGATTTCTTGAATCTTCAAAAGTTCTAAAATTTGTGTTGCTTCTTTTTCTCTACCTTGAGATAGTAATAAATTTGCCAGTTGACGATAAATATCAGAGGTGGTTACTTTGCCAAAATCAATCTTTGTTTGCAAAAAAGAAGCTTGTAACTGTGGTGGTAATCCTTCAATATTACGGCGGATTTGTTCAATCCCATTAATAGCTTGTTTGTAGTAAGTAATTGCTACATTTGGTTGATTTAAATCAGCGTAAGTACGACCTAAACCAGCATAAATACCCCAAGCACTACCTGTAATTTCTGTAGGAGTAGGAATTGTTAACGCCTGTTGATAGGCTGTAATTGCTTGCTGTTTTCTACCAAACTGACGATGTAAATCACCTAAAACATTGAGTGCATCTTTTTCATAAACTGGGTTCTGCACTTTTCTCGCAAATGCTAAAACTGTTTGTATTTCCGCAATTGCTTGCTTTTCATTACCCAATTCACCGTAGGCTAGGCTTAATGTCCGATGTGGTATTATCTCCCAAGCTGGTTTTTTAGTTTGTTTTAAAATAGCTAAACTTTGTTGGGCAAAGTCTACAGTTTTTCGGGCTTCTCCGGTATTGTAGTAATTACCTGCGATCGCCAATAAAGCAAATGCTTCTCCATTACGATTTTTTAGTTGTCGCTGTTTGGCTACGAGTTGCTGATAAAACTCATTGCTTTTTTGATACGCACCCAAATTACTGTAAATATCACCAAGACTTGCTAATGATAATACTTCAGATGTAGGGCTTTTGATGTATTGAGCAATTTGTAAACTTTGCTGAGATAATTCTAAAGCTTTGGGATAATCTTTGAGATTTCTGTAAACATTCCCCAGATAAGCCAGTGCTTGAGACTCTAAAGGACGTTCTTTAATTTCTTTTGTAATTGCTAAACTTTGCTCTGCTAATTCCTTACTTTTTTGATAATTACCAATGTTGGTATAAACACTACTTAAATCAAGTAACCCTTGGGCTTCTAGAGGACGATTGTTAGATTTTTTTGCAGATAACAATCCTGGTTCTGCTACAGCAATGACTTTGTTATATTCTCCCAATGAATCATAGGCTTGACTCAGGTTAAGTGAAGCAACTGCTACACCTAAGAAATTTTGAGATTTTTGGGCTATGAGCAAACTTTTTTGAGCTAATTGTATTGCTTGCTCATATTCTCCTTTTATAATGTATGCTTTACTGAGTCTTGCTAAAGGTATCATTTCCAATTCGGGTGCTTTTAATTGTCTGGCTATTGTTAATGCTTGATTTGCTACTTCAATAGCTTTTTGTGTATCTCCTAATAAAATATAAATATTACTTAAACTACTCAAAGCTATGATTTCATAAGTACGTTGGTTAGTTTTTTGAAAAATTTCTAATTGTTGTTGACTGAGTTCTAAGGCTTTTTGATAATTACCTTGTTTTTGATAACTATCACTCATGACATTTAAAGCATCCGCTTCTAATTTCGGGTTTTGCAAGCGTTTAGCAATTACCAACATTTGTTGTGCTAACTCAATAGCAGAGTTATAATTTCCCTGGCGTATGTAAATTCCACTAAGTTGCTTTAAAGCATTTGCTTCTAGTTGAGGTTCTGTAAATTGGCGAGTAATAATTAATGCTTTCTGAGTTAATTCCAGGGCTTTAGGTAAGTCTTGTAAATACTGATATAAATAACCTAAATCAATTAGTGCATCAGCCTCTAAACTTGGTTGACGAAGATTTTGAACTACACTTAGGCGTTGTTTAGCAAAATCTAAGGCTTGTTCGTATTTTCCCAGATTAAGATGAATCAAACTCAAGCCTTGTAGCGCATTCGCTGGAAACCTAAGAGCAGAATCTTGCTTGATAGGTGGTAATTCAGCAATTTTGATGGTTTGAGCTTTAAATAAAGCTTGTTGACAAGCATCTATGGCTTTTTGATACTCTGCTAAGACATTGTATTCACTGCAAATAGTTATTAACGTACTAACTTCGCTAGTGGTATCTTTCTGTTCTCTAGCAATTTCTACTTGACGTTTCCTTATCTCAATTGTTTTGCGAGTTTCTCCCTGGTTATTATAAATTTCTGCTAGTACAGACAGATAAGCATTTTCTGTATCTATTGCTTTGAGTTGTTGAGCAATCTTAATAGCTTGCTGTAATAACCCTATGGCTTTTTGATTCTCTCCTAAATATTGATAAGCACTTCCTAATGCTCCTAATGCACTTGCTTCTTCTTCAGCCTGATTCAGTTTTTTAGCAAGAATTAAGGCTTCTTCAGCAAACTTAATTAGTTGAGTAGATACTTCTTTAACTTGAGAATTTAATCCTCTGAAATTAGCATTAGATGCTACTAATTGATATTGATAAATGATTGAGTTTAAGGTTCTAAGTTGGAAAATTTTATCTTTAATTTCGCGGTTAACTGCTAATGATTGAAGGTAGAAATCTAAAGCTCGCTCATTTTGATTCTGCTGAGTATAATTCAGCCCAATCACATAAAGAGTTCTAGCTTCAAATGCACGATTGCCAACTTCGCGGCTGATAGCTAAAGCTTTGTCGAAAAACTCTAAAGCGCGATTAATATTGGACATATTATCGTAAACTATACCTATTCTAAATAGTGTATATTCTTCTTGAAATTTATCTCCTAAATCTCGATGTATTTTTAATGCTTGCTGTAAAAAATCCAAACCTTTTGCTTCTTGTTTTAAATAAGAATAAGTGTAGCCAATTCGGCTGAGAGTAACACCTTCTCCGGCTTTATCTTTTACTTCACGGCGAATTACCAAAGCTTGTTGTAATATTTTAAATGATTGCTCATACTGATTTAAATTGAAGTAAATCCCGCCGATATTATCTAGAGTTTCTCCTTCACCTATACGGTCTTTAACTGATTGGCGAATTACTAAAGCTTGTTGCAAAGTTTCTAATGCTTTATTGTATTGAAATGACAAGTTATAAACTTGTCCTAAATTGTTTAGCGTTTGCCCAATTCCCTGTTTATCATCCAGTTGACGATAAATATTTAAGGCTTGTTCATAGGTTTTTATCGCATCCTCATAATATCCACGTCGATACTGTTGTACGCCTTTTTGATAGAGTTTATCTGCTTCTGCTTTGCGGTTAGGTTGAGTAACTGTTTGTGCTAATGTCTCTTTGATTAACAGATGATTTGCTGAGATGGCTACAGTACAAAACAGGGAAAGTATGAGGGTAATGCTTTGTAGATGGTGACGCATTTAACTGATGTTTTGCATGTTATTAGACAGAAATACAATACGTAAGTATAGTTTTATAAAAAAAACAGCCATTTTTAACAATTCGCAAGAAAGGAGAAGCCCAGCTTCTGATAAGACTGGGCTTTTAGGTTTTTTAGTAATCCAAACGATCGCCCTACACTAAAACACAAGAGCGATCGCACCTTAATTAAGCAGGGATAAACTTTAACGACACGCCATTCATACAATAACGCTGACCTGTGGGTGCAGGGCCATCAGCAAATACATGGCCTAAATGTCCACCACAACGGCGACAATGAACTTCTGTACGCGTCATGAACAACGACCGATCTACAGTAGTAGCGATCGCACCTTCAATTGGTTTAAAGAAACTGGGCCAGCCAGTACCACTGTTAAATTTGGTATCAGATTTAAACAGTGGTAATTCACAAGCCGCACACACATAAGTACCTTGTGCATACTCCTTATCAAGCGGGCTGGTGAAAGCGCGTTCGGTTCCATGTTTACGCAAAACATAAAACTGTTCTTTTGTTAATATCTTGCTCCATTCATCTTCAGATTTGGTAACTTCAAACTCAGTATTAGAACTTGCCACGATTTCTCCCCTTGGATTAATAAACTGTGATAATAAGGCTGCACCTGTTAATACGGCACCGGCCTCTAAAAAATAGCGTTTTTTCATATAGCAATTACCAATCAAATTAGGTATATATTCCCCAGCCTTTAATCTCTGACATTAAAGAAAATGTACACTACTAAAATGAGAAACGCTATATATCTATTATGAGTTTTTGCTTAATTGCATTTCAAGATATGAGGAATCTGGTTTGATTACTGAACATACTTGTGTAGGTCAGAAACAGAATAGCACGTTTTGTGGTGGTGACTTATTATTTTACTTAAAAAAGCACCCACCTAATGATAGATATTTTAAATTAAGATGTCGCCCCGTTAGTCGGAGGACAGATAGTGCTGCACTTTTTATAATCAGGACAAAGCTGGGAACCGGAGGTAATTAGAGTGTGAATCTACAAATCTATGAATTAAAAGAAACTGCGACTCAATTACTAGTCGCTATGCTATCTAACCCCCACATTTACCCATGTTTAGGTAAGTGGTCTTTTACTGCATCTGGTAATTAATCAATTTGTTGATAGGGCATAAAATTATTACCCCGCTATTTTAAATGGATGATATTCAAGACAAGTTTATATGTTGGGGATGATAGCTAGAACGACTATCCCAATAATCAGCTTGTTTAATACTGACTTTGAGTAAAGCCAAATCTGGTTCATTTAATCCCTGAGAAAACCAAGTTTGTAATTCTGGTTTCCATAATTCTGTCATTTTTTGACGGTCTTGTACCAGTTGTGCTGTGCCAGAGATAGAAATATAACGCTGATTTTGGGATGATGTAAAGCTAACATTCACTTGCTGATTATGTTCAATTTCACTAACTCTATGAGAGTTAGCGCTAGTAAAAAACCAGAGTGTCCCATCTTTATCTAATTCATCAATAGAGTGCATTGGACAACTGTGCAAACTACCATCATCATTGACTGTAGTCAACATCCCATAGTCAATACCTTGAATTAAAGTTTGCAGTTTTTGAATTTGGCGATCGCTGTTTGTGGAAATTGCCATAATACCTTTTTTCTCTTAATTTATTTACCTAGATTTTATGGATTACAACCAATAGTTTATTTTGGTATAATCTATTTTTATTCATAACATTTACTTACGCTCATTACTTGAGTCTAAAGACATAATTTTGCTGCATAGACTAATAGACGATTTTAATGCCGATGTTTATAAAATGACTAACAGTGCCGCTGATTTGCGGTTGATAGTACCTTTATGTCTTGGTTTATTTACTCTTACTCAGTTAATCAAACAAGGATTTAAGTTTGAAGATACACCTTTGTATATATTAGTCTGGTTTGCCTTTAATAGTTTAATAAAACTTAACATTACTGAAGAATCAGAGCGCGTAAATGTAAATAAAAATTAATCAATTGCGCCTAATTAAGTAAGGGCTAGACTTTGAAAGTCTTAACATTACTGTGAACAGTAATGAGAGCTTCATACTCTATAATTTGACAATGGAGATACATTTTAAGATTGCAGTTTTGCAATAGCAAAAACGGGGGCAAAAATTGCAGTGATTCAAGCAATACATACTAAAGTTAAAGGCAGGGCTAGATATAAAGTAGAAGAGCTTCACAATTCAGCAGCACTCAAAAATTATCTGGAGCGATCGCTGGAAATTTATCCAGAAATAAATTATGTTTCTGCTAATCCCTTAACGAGCAAAATTTTAGTTTATTTCCCTCAAGAAAAAAGCTATCAAGACATAGCAGGGATAATTGAAAAAGTTTTATTAACTTATAAAGAAAAAAGTAAGTTAATATCAGCGGATCAAAGCAAAAATAAATTAAAAACCAATAAAATAACTGTTACTCATTCTCAGCAACAACAGGGAGAAGACTGGTGTTTACTACCAGCCGATAAAGTTCTCCACAAATTAAATACATCTCAAACATTGGGATTATCTGGTGAATCAGCTAGGGCAAATCTGCAAAAATATGGGGCTAATGTCCTCGCGCACACAGAAAAACGCTCCAATTTAGGCATTATTATTGAGCAATTTCAATCTCTGCCAGTGGCATTACTCGGAGTAGCGGCGGGGGTGTCAATTTTCACAGGTGGAGTGATTGATGCGGCGGTAATTTTAGGCGTAGTCATTCTCAATGCGGCCATTGGTTACACCACAGAAAGTCAATCAGAAAAAATTATTCACTCCCTAAAAAATCGAGAACCCGCATCAACTTGGGTAATTAGAGATAGTAACCTGCAAGAAATACCCACAGAAAATGTAGTTTTAGGTGATATTTTAGCTCTCAAACCTGGCAGTTATGTCGCCGCAGATGCGCGATTAATTGCAGCAGAGAACCTGAGTATTGATGAATCTGCTTTAACTGGGGAGAGTCTGCCTGTAACGAAAACTTATGATTTGCTTATAGGTGAAGATATCCCATTAGGCGATCGCGTGAACATGGCCTATAAAGGAACTTTTGTTACAGGCGGTCAAGGACTGGCGGTTGTTGTCGCCACAGGTCAACATACTGAAATGGGACATATTCAACAACTTGTGGGTGAAGCCACCGCAATGGAAACCCCCCTCGCCAAACAACTAGACCAAGTAGGTAGCCAGTTAGTATTAATCAGCATGGGTATTTGCGGCTTAGTCTTTGGTTTGGGCGTATGGCGGGGCTACGGCTTAGTGCAGATGTTGAAATCATCCATTTCCCTCGCCGTGGCCGCGGTTCCCGAAGGCTTACCCACCGTAGCAACTACCACCCTCGCCCTGGGTATCCGCGATATGCGCCGCAACCGTGTTCTAGTGCGTAGTTTGAGTGCAGTTGAAGCCTTGGGTTCAGTCCAAACAATTTGTATGGATAAAACCGGGACATTGACAGAAAATAAAATGTCAGTTGTGGAAATTCAAAGCAACACCCACAACATCAAAGTTGCGGATGGGGAATTTATCATCGGGGAACAAAAAATTAATCCCTATCGCAACGATGAACTATTAAAACTAATTCATGTCTCAGTTCTCTGCAACGAAAGCCAAGTCAGCCGCGAGGGAAATGGTAAGTATGAAGTTATCGGTTCAGCCACCGAAAACGCCCTA encodes:
- a CDS encoding pyridoxamine 5'-phosphate oxidase family protein, with protein sequence MAISTNSDRQIQKLQTLIQGIDYGMLTTVNDDGSLHSCPMHSIDELDKDGTLWFFTSANSHRVSEIEHNQQVNVSFTSSQNQRYISISGTAQLVQDRQKMTELWKPELQTWFSQGLNEPDLALLKVSIKQADYWDSRSSYHPQHINLS
- the msrB gene encoding peptide-methionine (R)-S-oxide reductase MsrB — its product is MKKRYFLEAGAVLTGAALLSQFINPRGEIVASSNTEFEVTKSEDEWSKILTKEQFYVLRKHGTERAFTSPLDKEYAQGTYVCAACELPLFKSDTKFNSGTGWPSFFKPIEGAIATTVDRSLFMTRTEVHCRRCGGHLGHVFADGPAPTGQRYCMNGVSLKFIPA
- a CDS encoding tetratricopeptide repeat protein, with translation MRHHLQSITLILSLFCTVAISANHLLIKETLAQTVTQPNRKAEADKLYQKGVQQYRRGYYEDAIKTYEQALNIYRQLDDKQGIGQTLNNLGQVYNLSFQYNKALETLQQALVIRQSVKDRIGEGETLDNIGGIYFNLNQYEQSFKILQQALVIRREVKDKAGEGVTLSRIGYTYSYLKQEAKGLDFLQQALKIHRDLGDKFQEEYTLFRIGIVYDNMSNINRALEFFDKALAISREVGNRAFEARTLYVIGLNYTQQNQNERALDFYLQSLAVNREIKDKIFQLRTLNSIIYQYQLVASNANFRGLNSQVKEVSTQLIKFAEEALILAKKLNQAEEEASALGALGSAYQYLGENQKAIGLLQQAIKIAQQLKAIDTENAYLSVLAEIYNNQGETRKTIEIRKRQVEIAREQKDTTSEVSTLITICSEYNVLAEYQKAIDACQQALFKAQTIKIAELPPIKQDSALRFPANALQGLSLIHLNLGKYEQALDFAKQRLSVVQNLRQPSLEADALIDLGYLYQYLQDLPKALELTQKALIITRQFTEPQLEANALKQLSGIYIRQGNYNSAIELAQQMLVIAKRLQNPKLEADALNVMSDSYQKQGNYQKALELSQQQLEIFQKTNQRTYEIIALSSLSNIYILLGDTQKAIEVANQALTIARQLKAPELEMIPLARLSKAYIIKGEYEQAIQLAQKSLLIAQKSQNFLGVAVASLNLSQAYDSLGEYNKVIAVAEPGLLSAKKSNNRPLEAQGLLDLSSVYTNIGNYQKSKELAEQSLAITKEIKERPLESQALAYLGNVYRNLKDYPKALELSQQSLQIAQYIKSPTSEVLSLASLGDIYSNLGAYQKSNEFYQQLVAKQRQLKNRNGEAFALLAIAGNYYNTGEARKTVDFAQQSLAILKQTKKPAWEIIPHRTLSLAYGELGNEKQAIAEIQTVLAFARKVQNPVYEKDALNVLGDLHRQFGRKQQAITAYQQALTIPTPTEITGSAWGIYAGLGRTYADLNQPNVAITYYKQAINGIEQIRRNIEGLPPQLQASFLQTKIDFGKVTTSDIYRQLANLLLSQGREKEATQILELLKIQEIKDFATTNISPTDKPKVTLNPEETKIAAPNQSIIALAKQISECEQTNCKDKTKLNDKLTNLVAEFNQELNKIDTEIRERLAKDPGAFRPDSPKVLEIVKSQPGTVMIYPLVLEDKLWLLLYSGDAAKKFEVKIGREELGNTVQEFRRLIGRCQNIDCAAKDISQIQSVSQKLYSWLIKPLEPELKENKVKNLVFALDRVTRYVPMSTLFDGKQYLIENYTVYNVLSADLTDTSTTLPAGTQNTSVLAMGVSQAVGDFPALENVPTELNAIVKTKNNQQGIYPGKEFLNNAFDFRNLRDNLTGNKILHLATHGEFVPDSKDASYLLLGNGEKLAIPQIQTLTGLNNIHLVVLSACQTALAGSRQDGVEIASVAYSFLNRGAKSVIASLWLVDDRSTSVLMQQFYTNLANKNQPTKAEALRQAQLSLLRSKPATTTSDYSHPYYWSPFILIGNGL